A single window of Colletotrichum destructivum chromosome 9, complete sequence DNA harbors:
- a CDS encoding Putative glutamine synthetase, catalytic domain, metal-dependent hydrolase, giving the protein MDPAKLTGQALLSHTIQTTPIIDNHAHPLLDLDAIGRYPLLSITTEAHGDAIHASLTSLAHLRAVKQLAKVLRCEPSWEAVVNAIEAKRIEDYDAWVAECLNGIESVLVDDGLDGEDAVYPYSYFSDVTRSPAKRIVRIEKIAADIINHHLPKDESAARDAKDAGVAFEKALKAFDHSIAEAIADPEVVGFKSVICYRTGLAIPRRPDAAAARKAFETIHANHTQGTDKAFTRVNHHGLNEYLVHRLACLIRNATGTGKKPIQFHTGLGDNDITLTSASPSHLQDFIRQYPTVPIVLLHASYPFVREAGYLACVYSNVYADIGEIFPFLSRDGQETALRQILELCPWSKILWSTDGHWFPETYLLAVLQMREVLEKVLCEYARKGHMTWREGTKLVKDILFNNSNHIYHLGLEFSFDESFINPRRLSGRSDLDILEAFLDGKKPPQYLRVYWNDLTATSRVRAVPMRKVLSVLNEDGDFSLSITKASLGLLQNDMVVPGASGTGEYRLHPDFTSLQEGPREGHISVFGDFRELEGSSVAYCPRSLLQRVVEIAARHGLTFHLGFEIELVLLERMGNSFEKYRTLDNDGHAWSTARMMDHPVFTKVIERAVAELDAKGIYIEQVHPESAPGQFEVILPQAPPLEAVDTLLYVREVISSIAVAEGYRMTLHPKPFPTSCGTAAHVHMSITSAGGSKPETYNPFYAGILKHLRAIAAFTYSNPVSYERVQDGAWAGGRWVTWGTQNRETPLRKIEDSHWEVKCMDGLANPYLAIAALLGAGTHGFGEAEKLTWGDCEVDPASLTANDRKELGVEQMLPSGLPEALKALRGDEVMNELLGEDLIERYITIKEEEMKNLDAIGSDDRRQWIMERY; this is encoded by the exons ATGGATCCCGCAAAGCTCACTGGCCAGGCTCTCCTCAGCCACACCATCCAGACGACGCCCATCATCGACAACCACGCCCATCCGCTgctggacctcgacgccatcgggCGTTACCCGCTTCTTTCCATCACTACCGAGGCCCATGGGGACGCGATCCACGCCTCCTTGACTAGCCTGGCTCACTTGCGTGCCGTGAAGCAGCTGGCCAAAGTGCTCCGATGCGAACCTAGCTGggaggccgtcgtcaacgccaTTGAGGCAAAGCGCATCGAGGACTACGATGCCTGGGTTGCCGAATGCCTGAACGGGATTGAGtccgtccttgtcgacgacggcctggatggcgaggacgccgtctATCCTTACTCGTACTTCAGCGACGTCACGCGGAGCCCGGCCAAGAGAATCGTCCGCATCGAGAAGATCGCCGCCGATATCATCAACCATCACCTGCCCAAGGATGAGTCGGCCGCGAGAGATGCCaaagacgccggcgtcgcgtTCGAAAAGGCTCTCAAGGCGTTCGACCACAGCATCGCGGAAGCCATCGCCGATCCCGAGGTCGTGGGCTTCAAGTCCGTCATCTGCTACAGGACCGGCCTGGCCATCCCCAGACGACCGGACGCCGCAGCGGCCAGGAAGGCCTTTGAAACCATCCACGCGAACCACACGCAAGGGACCGACAAGGCGTTTACGCGCGTCAACCACCACGGGCTGAACGAGTACTTGGTTCACAGGCTCGCGTGCCTCATCAGGAACGCCACGGGCACCGGCAAAAAGCCGATCCAGTTCCATACTGGTCTgggcgacaacgacatcaCTCTCACCTCCGCGTCGCCGTCCCACCTGCAGGACTTCATTCGGCAGTACCCTACGGTGCCCATAGTCTTGCTTCACGCCAGCTACCCCTTTGTAAGAGAGGCCGGGTACCTGGCATGCGTCTACTCCAACGTGTACGCCGACATTGGAGAGATCTTCCCCTTTTTGAGTCGAGATGGGCAGGAAACCGCTCTGAGGCAGATCCTTGAGCTGTGTCCCTGGTCCAAGATTCTCTGGAGCACCGACGGGCATTGGTTCCCTGAGACCTACCTGCTCGCCGTGCTGCAAATGAGAGAGGTATTGGAAAAG GTTCTGTGCGAATACGCTCGCAAGGGACACATGACTTGGCGGGAGGGCACCAAGCTGGTGAAGGACATCCTCTTCAACAACTCGAACCACATCTACCACCTGGGACTCGAGTTCAGCTTCGACGAGTCTTTCATCAACCCGAGAAGGCTGTCCGGGCGAAGCGACCTCGACATTCTCGAAGCCTTCTTGGACgggaagaagccgccgcagTACCTCCGCGTCTACTGGAACGACTTGACCGCCACCTCGCGCGTCCGCGCCGTGCCCATGCGGAAGGTCCTCTCCGTCTTGaacgaagacggcgactTCTCGCTGAGCATCACCAAGGCGAGCCTCGGTCTCTTACAGAACGACATGGTTGTCCCAGGCGCGTCTGGCACGGGCGAATATCGACTCCATCCGGACTTCACCTCGCTACAAGAAGGGCCGAGAGAGGGCCACATCAGCGTATTCGGCGATTTCAGGGAGCTAGAAGGGTCCTCCGTCGCCTATTGCCCGCGATCCCTACTCCAGCGCGTGGTGGAGATCGCCGCTCGCCACGGCTTGACCTTCCACCTCGGCTTCGAGATCgagctcgtcctcctcgagcgcaTGGGCAACTCCTTTGAGAAGTACAGAACGCTCGACAACGACGGGCACGCCTGGTCCACCGCCCGCATGATGGACCACCCAGTCTTCACCAAGGTCATTGAGAGGGCCgttgccgagctggacgcGAAAGGAATCTACATCGAGCAGGTCCATCCCGAGAGCGCGCCGGGCCAGTTCGAGGTCATTCTCCCGCAAGCCCCGCCGTTGGAAGCCGTGGACACCCTTCTGTACGTCCGCGAGGTCATCTCcagcatcgccgtcgccgagggaTACAGGATGACCCTCCACCCGAAGCCGTTCCCGACCTCGTGCGGAACGGCGGCCCACGTACACATGTCAATCACCTCGGCCGGAGGATCCAAGCCCGAGACGTACAACCCCTTCTACGCCGGCATCCTGAAGCACCTCCgggccatcgccgccttcacctACAGCAACCCCGTCAGCTACGAAAGGGTCCAGGACGGAGCCTGGGCCGGCGGCCGCTGGGTCACCTGGGGTACGCAGAACCGCGAGACGCCCCTTCGCAAGATCGAGGACAGCCACTGGGAGGTGAAGTGCATGGACGGCCTCGCCAACCCGTACCTCGcgatcgccgccctcctcggcgcgggCACCCACGGGTTCGGGGAGGCGGAGAAGCTGACCTGGGGCGACTGCGAGGTGGACCCGGCCTCTCTGACGGCCAACGACCGCAAGgaactcggcgtcgagcagatGCTCCCGTCGGGGCTTCCcgaggccctcaaggccCTGCGCGGGGACGAGGTCATGAACGAGCTGCTCGGGGAGGATCTGATTGAGAGGTACATCACGAtcaaggaggaagagatgAAGAACCTGGATGCCATCGGCAGTGACGACCG